A DNA window from Corynebacterium ciconiae DSM 44920 contains the following coding sequences:
- the deoC gene encoding deoxyribose-phosphate aldolase, translating into MSLNRAELARYIDHTLLKPEATRADFEALASEAGELGVFSICVSPSELPITAPEGVAVATVCGFPSGAVHSEIKAAEAALSVQQGADEVDMVINIADAKEGDFEAVQADIAAVRSAIPNALLKVIIESAVLNEDEIVGCCKAAEAAGADFVKTSTGFHPAGGASVEAVRLMRQTVGDRLGVKASGGIRDLATAQAMIDAGASRLGCSSSAAILKELD; encoded by the coding sequence ATGAGCTTGAACCGAGCAGAACTCGCCCGCTACATTGACCACACCCTGCTGAAGCCAGAGGCCACCCGCGCCGACTTCGAGGCCCTGGCCAGCGAGGCCGGCGAGCTTGGCGTGTTCTCCATCTGTGTCTCGCCCTCCGAGCTGCCCATCACCGCCCCCGAGGGCGTGGCCGTGGCCACCGTCTGCGGCTTCCCCTCCGGTGCTGTGCACTCCGAGATCAAGGCCGCCGAGGCAGCGCTGTCGGTGCAGCAAGGAGCCGACGAGGTGGACATGGTGATCAATATTGCCGATGCCAAAGAGGGTGACTTTGAGGCCGTGCAGGCCGATATTGCTGCGGTGCGCTCCGCCATCCCGAACGCGCTGCTGAAGGTGATTATCGAGTCGGCTGTGCTGAACGAGGACGAGATCGTGGGCTGCTGTAAGGCCGCAGAGGCCGCCGGTGCGGACTTTGTGAAGACCTCCACCGGCTTCCACCCGGCCGGCGGTGCAAGCGTGGAGGCTGTACGGCTCATGCGCCAGACCGTGGGCGATCGCCTCGGAGTGAAGGCCTCCGGCGGGATCCGTGATCTCGCCACCGCCCAGGCCATGATCGACGCCGGTGCCAGCCGCCTCGGCTGCTCCTCCTCCGCCGCAATCTTGAAGGAGCTGGACTAA
- a CDS encoding thymidine phosphorylase — protein MAEQFDVVDIIRTKRDGGELSTEQINWVIDAYTRGVVGDEQMAALNMAIFIRDMNRREIVDWTQAMIASGDTMDFSTLSKPTTDKHSTGGVGDKVTLPLGPLVSSYGVAVPQLSGRGLGHTGGTLDKLESIPGWQADVPTDRLMEILEDSGAVVAAAGAGLAPADKKIYALRDITATVDCIPLIASSIMSKKIAEGTSALVLDVKVGSGAFMKDLDQARALARTMVDLGNDAGVRTRALLTDMNTPLGRKIGNALEVEESLEVLAGGGPADLVEITCELAREMLELAGVHDPDVEEALKDGRAMDSWRKMIRAQGGDPDAPLPVAAHQEVVTADRDGVLSELDALALGVGSWRLGAGRARKEDPVQATAGIEIHAEIGQEVKKGEKLLTLHTDTPDRFERALESIRPGIVIGDAPAAARTIILDRIV, from the coding sequence ATGGCTGAGCAATTCGATGTCGTCGACATCATCCGCACTAAGCGCGATGGCGGCGAACTCTCAACAGAGCAGATCAACTGGGTGATCGATGCCTACACCCGTGGGGTTGTCGGCGATGAGCAGATGGCTGCGCTGAACATGGCGATCTTCATCCGCGATATGAACCGCCGGGAGATCGTGGACTGGACACAGGCGATGATCGCCTCCGGTGACACCATGGACTTCTCCACGCTGTCCAAGCCCACCACGGACAAGCACTCCACCGGCGGAGTGGGCGATAAGGTCACCCTGCCACTCGGGCCGCTGGTGTCCTCCTATGGGGTAGCGGTGCCGCAGCTTTCGGGCCGCGGGCTGGGCCACACAGGCGGCACCTTGGACAAGCTGGAATCCATCCCCGGTTGGCAGGCGGATGTGCCTACTGATCGGCTCATGGAGATTCTGGAGGATTCGGGTGCAGTGGTGGCTGCCGCCGGCGCCGGGCTGGCTCCAGCCGATAAGAAGATCTACGCGTTGCGCGATATCACCGCCACCGTGGACTGCATTCCGCTAATCGCCTCGTCCATCATGAGCAAGAAGATTGCCGAAGGCACCTCCGCCTTGGTGCTGGATGTGAAGGTGGGCTCGGGTGCCTTCATGAAGGACCTCGACCAGGCACGCGCGCTGGCTCGAACCATGGTGGATCTGGGTAATGACGCGGGCGTGCGCACCCGTGCCCTGCTTACTGATATGAATACCCCGCTGGGGCGCAAGATCGGCAACGCCCTCGAAGTGGAGGAATCCCTCGAGGTGCTCGCCGGTGGTGGTCCCGCCGATCTGGTGGAGATCACCTGCGAGCTGGCCCGCGAAATGCTGGAGTTGGCTGGGGTACACGATCCCGATGTGGAGGAAGCACTCAAGGACGGCCGTGCCATGGACTCGTGGCGCAAGATGATCCGTGCCCAAGGCGGCGACCCCGATGCGCCCCTCCCCGTGGCCGCCCACCAAGAAGTGGTCACCGCCGACCGCGATGGCGTGCTCAGCGAGCTGGACGCGCTGGCCCTGGGTGTGGGCTCGTGGCGCCTCGGCGCCGGCCGAGCCCGCAAGGAGGATCCGGTGCAGGCCACCGCCGGTATCGAGATCCACGCCGAGATCGGCCAAGAAGTGAAGAAGGGCGAGAAGCTACTCACCCTCCACACCGACACCCCCGACCGTTTCGAGCGGGCACTGGAATCCATCCGCCCCGGCATCGTCATCGGCGATGCCCCAGCAGCAGCCCGCACCATCATTCTCGATCGCATTGTTTAA
- a CDS encoding phospho-sugar mutase: MTIDSTRISDWIAHDPDPATAAELKALLDAGDTEELAARFSGPLEFGTAGLRGRYEAGESRMNVATVSRATAGLAAWLTSKVERPVVVIGCDARYGSAEFHQAAAEIFAAAGCIVHLIPPQLPTPFTAFCVRYFDADAGVMVTASHNPPKDNGYKVYLGGRVVDGDAAKGVQLISPADKDIAKLIAAAPAADEIVRRKENIEPVDESVLEEYLSRAVSLRRGSGESDLPIVFTAMHGVGGEVLDTVLSRAGFTKVTAVAEQREPNPDFPTVSFPNPEEDGALDLSIATAQRSGAELILALDPDADRCSVAIPTAEGWRQLSGDEVGAVLAEDIARTCAGSGATLAASIVSSRLLGKVAERHGLRFQPTLTGFKWIARTPEMVMGYEEALGYCTDPEVVRDKDGITACLRVADVADRLRAEGKSLQDFLDEIAADYGLYVTSPLTFRMSDPADIAAALEKLKTTPPTSLAGATVTDFSDLSEGFRGLPPTTGFWVETDGGDRIVARPSGTEPKLKCYLEVIATDRPAAEQRLAQLKTEFAAALGL; encoded by the coding sequence ATGACTATCGATAGCACCCGCATCAGCGATTGGATCGCACACGATCCCGATCCCGCCACCGCCGCCGAGCTGAAAGCTCTCCTCGATGCCGGCGACACCGAGGAACTAGCAGCACGCTTCTCTGGGCCGCTGGAGTTCGGCACCGCCGGCCTGCGCGGCCGCTATGAAGCTGGCGAATCCCGTATGAACGTGGCCACCGTCTCCCGCGCCACTGCCGGGCTGGCCGCGTGGCTGACCTCCAAGGTCGAGCGCCCCGTGGTGGTGATCGGCTGCGATGCCCGCTACGGCTCCGCCGAGTTCCACCAGGCGGCCGCGGAGATCTTTGCCGCCGCCGGCTGTATCGTGCACCTGATCCCGCCGCAGCTTCCCACCCCCTTCACCGCCTTCTGTGTGCGTTACTTCGATGCCGATGCCGGGGTGATGGTGACCGCCTCTCACAATCCGCCCAAGGATAACGGCTACAAGGTGTATCTCGGTGGCCGTGTGGTGGATGGTGATGCCGCCAAAGGTGTGCAGCTCATCAGCCCGGCAGATAAAGACATCGCCAAGCTCATTGCGGCAGCCCCCGCCGCTGATGAGATTGTACGCCGCAAGGAAAACATCGAGCCGGTCGATGAGTCCGTGCTGGAGGAGTACCTCTCCCGTGCGGTGAGCCTGCGTCGCGGCAGCGGCGAGTCGGATCTGCCTATCGTGTTCACCGCGATGCACGGTGTGGGCGGAGAGGTCCTCGATACTGTGCTCTCCCGCGCCGGGTTCACCAAGGTGACCGCCGTTGCCGAGCAGCGCGAGCCGAACCCCGATTTCCCCACCGTGTCCTTCCCCAACCCGGAAGAAGACGGCGCGCTGGATCTGTCCATCGCCACTGCACAGCGCAGCGGCGCAGAGCTGATTCTGGCGCTCGACCCCGATGCGGATCGCTGCTCTGTGGCGATCCCTACCGCCGAGGGCTGGCGCCAGCTGTCCGGCGACGAAGTGGGGGCGGTATTGGCCGAGGACATCGCCCGCACCTGCGCGGGCAGCGGCGCTACCCTAGCGGCGTCGATCGTGTCCTCGCGCTTGCTGGGCAAGGTGGCCGAGCGTCACGGGCTACGTTTCCAGCCCACCCTCACCGGCTTCAAGTGGATTGCCCGCACCCCAGAGATGGTGATGGGCTATGAGGAGGCGCTGGGTTATTGCACCGACCCGGAGGTGGTGCGCGACAAGGACGGCATCACAGCTTGCCTGCGCGTCGCCGACGTGGCGGATAGGCTTCGGGCCGAAGGCAAGAGCCTGCAGGACTTCCTCGATGAGATCGCCGCGGACTATGGGCTGTATGTGACCTCGCCGCTTACCTTCCGCATGTCCGATCCAGCCGATATTGCCGCCGCGCTGGAGAAACTGAAGACCACCCCGCCCACCAGCTTGGCTGGGGCCACGGTGACGGACTTCTCGGATCTTTCCGAAGGTTTCCGCGGCCTTCCGCCCACTACCGGCTTCTGGGTGGAAACCGATGGTGGCGACCGCATCGTGGCCCGCCCCTCC